In Rhodanobacter humi, the genomic stretch GTGCCGGCGCTGCAGGCAAGTACGAGTTCCGTTACAGCTACCAAGGCACTTACACGGTGTCCTCGGCGTTTCGTCCGGGTATCGAGGCGTATGGTCGCCCCAGCGACCATGCCTATCAGGCGGGCCCCGTCGTGGCCGGCGATTGGCACATCCCCGGTACGACCGGCGAGATTGAATACCGACTGGGCATGGTATTCGGCATCAATGCCAAGGCGCCGCGCCGCACCGTGCTGGCGCAAGTCGAATACGAGTTCTTTTGAGTATTTAGCGTCCGTGAGAAGCACCTTCTGGGCGTTCGGCGATCGGACTAGGCTCTGGCCTGCTGAGGCGCAGCCGCTCAAGGTGATTCCATGTTCTCAGGCATGGAGACGTTCGTGGAGAACCTGCCAAGCAAGAAGGACGTCGCGTGCAAGTCCATTGTGGCGATGCCACTGTCGGTCGATGGCATGGACGTAGATGGCGGCTACCATCCGCCAAGCATTCGATTGGCGCTGTTTGGCCCATCGGGTGACGGTGGCGACCGACTTTTGACTTCAGTCAAACGGTTTGTACGCAGCGCAGTGGTAACCTACCCATAGAAAGCAGCGAATGGATATCGCGGGATCCCCACCGTTACCCAGCGTGGAAACAACGACGTGACATGGCTTGATCGACCTTCCCGTGGTGGCCGCCCCTGGCGGCTGAACGTGTTGCGTCGCCGCCAGTTCGTCCGCTGGCTGCTCGCGTTCTCGGTGCTGATCATGCTGGTCCAGCAGACGGCCATGGCCGCCTACGCCTGTATGGCAGCGCCATCGGCGATGCAGGCCATGAGTACAACCAAGGCGATGGGTCCTGGCTGCCCGGCGATGCATCCGCGGGCACAGCGGGCGGTCTGCCTCAACCACTGCAGCACCCAGGCCACGGCACCCGTGGATGCGCATGTCACGTCGGTACCACCGAGCGGATTGACTGCGCTGCCGCCCCTGTCCCTGGAGGTGGCCTCCAACGGCGGTCCTTCCAGTCGCGCGTCCGAGCGGTGGTATCGCCAGCAGGCCTCCCCGCCACATCCCCCCCGTCTATTGTTCTGCTCACTCCAGATCTAGTTCGCCCTCGGTAGGGACCGAGGCGTCGTCGTGCCCGCGCGGCCGACGGCCGGCTGAACTGTCTGGAGTGCGTCTTCATGTCTTCCATTTTTGCTACCCGGCGCCGCGTCGCGCCGGTGATGGCGCTGGTCCTACTGGCCGCTGGCGCTGCTTTCGCCCAGACCGAGGCGCCGCCTCTCAGCTTGTCGGCTGCAGTGGCTCAAGGTGTGCAACACGCCCCGTTGCTCGACGCCCGGCGTGCGGATATCGAGGCGACGCGCGAGGACGCCGTCCGTGCCGGCCGTCTGCCCGATCCGTCGCTGACCTTCGGCGTGTCGAACTTTCCGGTCACCAGCCCCGGTGCCTTCAGCCTGCGCTCGGACGGCATGACCATGCGCACCATCGGCGTGATGCAGACGATTCCGTCGCACGCCGCGCGGGCGGCCGAGCGTTCTCTGGCCAATGCCCAGGTCGATGCCGCCGAGGCCGAGCGGACCGCTACCGGGCAGGCGGTGCGCGAGCGTGTGGCCGATGCCTGGATCGGCGTGTGGGCGGCCACCAAGCAACGTGCCTTGCTGGAGGCCCTGCGTGACGAGAGCAACCTCGCCGTGCGAGTCGCCAAGGCCCGGCTACATGGCGGCACCGGAAATCCCGCCGACGTGCTGGCGGCACAGTCCGAGGTGCTGAAGCTGGCTAATCGGATCGAGGCGGCCGACGCGGATCTGCAGGCGGCGCGGGCGTCCCTGCAGCGCTGGCTGGGCGACGTACCGCTCACCTTGGCCGAAGCCCCGGACTTCGGCCAGTTGCCGGTCGCCCCGGACCGGTTGGAGCACGACACCGACCAGCAGGCACCGATGCAGGCCTGGCAGGCACGCGAACAGGTCGCCGATGCGGCGTTGGCGCGGGCACGTGCTTCCAAGCATCCGGACTGGAGTGTGGACGTCACCTACGGTCACCGGGCGCCGTACCTGTCGGACATGGTGATGGTGCAGTTCGGCGTGACCCTGCCGTTGTTTGCACGTAACCGGCAGGATCCCGATATCAGCGCCAGACAGGCGCAACGCGATGCGGTCGAGTTCGCACACGAGGATGCCCTTCGTGCACAACGCGCGACCGTCGCACGCGATATTGCGACCTGGCAGGGGTGGGGCCGGCAGATCGCACGCGATCACGACACGCTGTTGCCGTTGGCGCGCGACCGCAGTCGGGTCGCGCTGGCCGCGTACCGCGGCGGCGGCACATTGCAACCGTGGTTGGACGCCCGGCGCGACGAGATCGCGCTGCGCCTCGATTACACCGACGCGCTGGTTGCGCGGGCCCGCGCCTGGGCGGCCCTGGCTTACCTATTGCCCACCTCCACTCCGTCGTCGGAGCACCTGCCATGAAACGGATAGTTATCGTGATCGGCGCACTGGCGGGTGCCGCCGTCCTGCTCGCCTTGGGGTATGTCGGTGGCCGCCATGCCGGTACCGCGCCGCCCCGGGCCAACGCCGCCACCATGGCACAGGGCACGCCACGCAAGGTGCTGTACTGGTACGACACCATGGTGCCGGACCAGCACTTCGATCATCCGGGCCGGTCGCCGATGGGCATGCCCCTGGTACCCAGATACGCGGATGAAGGAGGCACCGACCAGGGCGTGGTGCGCATCGATCCGGCGACCGTGCAAAACCTGGGCGTACGTACGGAGCCGGTCGTGCGTCGCGTTCTGGCTGCCCAACTGGAGGTGCCTGGCACCGTGGGCTGGAACCTGCGCGACGCCGTCACCGTGAGCGCGCGGACCGATGCGGTGGTGGCGCGACTCGACGTGCGTGCGCCGTATACCAGGGTCAAGGCCGGCCAGCCGCTGGCTGAATTGCTGGCTCCGTCATGGAACAGCGCGATCGCCGAATACCGCGCGTTGCAGCACGCACGGTCCAGTGACGCGCAGGCGCTGCGCGCCGCGGCGCGGCAGCGGCTGCAGGTATTGGGCCTCACCGCGGCCGACATCGCCTCGGCACGCGACGGCCGCATCACGCTGCACGCGCCGCAGGACGGCGTGGTCACGGCCCTGGACGTGCGCGAAGGCCAGCAGGTCGGGGCCGGTCAGACGCTGATGACGCTCAACGGCCTGTCCACCGTGTGGGTGGAGGCGGCACTGCCGCAGGCCATGGCGGGCATAGTGCGCGCAGGCACGCCGGTGACCGTGCGTACGACGGCCTTGCCTGGCCACGTGTTCCGCGGCCAGGTGGAAACCCTGCTGCCGGACATCGACGCCACGACACGCACCGAGCAGGCCCGCATCGTGCTGGCCAATCCCGGTGACGCATTGAGCCCGGGCATGTTCGTCGACGTGGGCCTGCAACCGGCCTCGGGTCCACCGGTGCCAGTCGTCCCCGACGGCGCCGTGATCGCGACCGGCAGCGCAACGCCGCGGGTGATCGTGGCGGAAGGCGACGGCCGCTTCCGACCGGTCGCGGTGCGCCTGGGCCGGTCGGCCGGCGGCTACACCGAGGTGCTGGTCGGCCTGGTCGGCGGCGAACGCGTGGTGGTGTCCGGTCAGTTCCTGATCGATTCGGAGGCAAGCCTGTCCGGCGCACTGCAACGGCTGCAGACGGGTGCGCCGGCAACCGCGGCGAGTGCCGCGATGCCGGTCACGTCCCTGCCGGAGCCGCGGCCATGATCGGCGCGCTGATCCGCGCGGCGATCCGGTACCGCGTCTTCGTGCTGCTGGCCGCGCTGGGGCTGGCGGCGGTGGGCGTGTTCTCCGTCTGGCATACGCCGATCGACGCACTGCCGGATCTCTCGGACACCCAGGTGATCATCCGCACCCCGTATCCGGGCCAGTCGCCGCAGGTGGTGGAGGACCAGG encodes the following:
- a CDS encoding TolC family protein is translated as MSSIFATRRRVAPVMALVLLAAGAAFAQTEAPPLSLSAAVAQGVQHAPLLDARRADIEATREDAVRAGRLPDPSLTFGVSNFPVTSPGAFSLRSDGMTMRTIGVMQTIPSHAARAAERSLANAQVDAAEAERTATGQAVRERVADAWIGVWAATKQRALLEALRDESNLAVRVAKARLHGGTGNPADVLAAQSEVLKLANRIEAADADLQAARASLQRWLGDVPLTLAEAPDFGQLPVAPDRLEHDTDQQAPMQAWQAREQVADAALARARASKHPDWSVDVTYGHRAPYLSDMVMVQFGVTLPLFARNRQDPDISARQAQRDAVEFAHEDALRAQRATVARDIATWQGWGRQIARDHDTLLPLARDRSRVALAAYRGGGTLQPWLDARRDEIALRLDYTDALVARARAWAALAYLLPTSTPSSEHLP
- a CDS encoding efflux RND transporter periplasmic adaptor subunit — encoded protein: MKRIVIVIGALAGAAVLLALGYVGGRHAGTAPPRANAATMAQGTPRKVLYWYDTMVPDQHFDHPGRSPMGMPLVPRYADEGGTDQGVVRIDPATVQNLGVRTEPVVRRVLAAQLEVPGTVGWNLRDAVTVSARTDAVVARLDVRAPYTRVKAGQPLAELLAPSWNSAIAEYRALQHARSSDAQALRAAARQRLQVLGLTAADIASARDGRITLHAPQDGVVTALDVREGQQVGAGQTLMTLNGLSTVWVEAALPQAMAGIVRAGTPVTVRTTALPGHVFRGQVETLLPDIDATTRTEQARIVLANPGDALSPGMFVDVGLQPASGPPVPVVPDGAVIATGSATPRVIVAEGDGRFRPVAVRLGRSAGGYTEVLVGLVGGERVVVSGQFLIDSEASLSGALQRLQTGAPATAASAAMPVTSLPEPRP